Proteins from one Rosa chinensis cultivar Old Blush chromosome 7, RchiOBHm-V2, whole genome shotgun sequence genomic window:
- the LOC112176920 gene encoding UDP-glycosyltransferase 91C1, with protein sequence MEEEKQMDKTVFLHFVVFPWLAMGHLIPFFHLSKLIAQKGHRVSFISTPRNLLRLPKIPSHSPLSSLITLVPLPLPHVENLPDDAESSANVPYNKQQLLKKAFDLLELPLANFLESSAPDWVVYDYASHWLPPLAAKLGVPRAFFCCFNAACMAVIGPPSLLIDGQDSRTMPEDFTVVPPWIPFKSDMSFRYHEVAKYVHANESGTPDTVRFGIAIRGGDVVLMRSSDEFEPEWFELLRELYGRSKPVLPVVFLPPLVEEKSTRVKDWLDKQRVNSVVYVALGTEATLSQEELTELALGLELSGLPFFWVLRDSPDSTQSVSEMLPNGFVERVKDRGMVHFGWAPQVGILSHDSVGGFLTHCGWNSMIEGLGFGRVLILFPMLNDQGLNARLVNGKGLGVEIPRNELDGSFTRDSVAEFVRLAMVDDSGELLRRRVKEMKGMFGDRNRNNRLENEFICFLEENRPNKLA encoded by the coding sequence ATGGAGGAGGAGAAACAGATGGATAAAACTGTCTTTTTACACTTCGTGGTGTTCCCATGGCTGGCCATGGGCCATCTCATCCCCTTCTTCCACCTCTCCAAGCTCATAGCTCAAAAGGGTCACAGAGTCTCTTTCATCTCCACCCCGAGAAACCTACTCAGACTTCCCAAAATACCCTCACACtcacctctctcttctctcataACTCTCGTACCTCTTCCTTTGCCCCACGTTGAAAACCTCCCGGACGACGCCGAGTCCTCCGCCAACGTGCCGTACAACAAGCAGCAATTACTTAAAAAGGCCTTCGACTTGTTGGAATTACCGCTGGCGAATTTTCTCGAGTCTTCGGCTCCCGATTGGGTCGTCTACGACTACGCCTCTCACTGGCTTCCCCCACTCGCGGCCAAGCTCGGCGTCCCACGCGCCTTCTTCTGCTGCTTCAACGCCGCGTGTATGGCTGTCATCGGTCCGCCGTCGTTGTTGATCGACGGTCAGGATTCCAGGACCATGCCCGAGGATTTCACGGTGGTCCCACCTTGGATTCCGTTTAAATCCGACATGTCGTTCCGGTACCACGAGGTTGCCAAGTACGTGCATGCGAACGAGTCCGGTACGCCCGATACGGTGCGTTTCGGGATTGCGATAAGGGGCGGCGACGTCGTTTTGATGAGAAGCTCTGATGAGTTCGAGCCCGAGTGGTTTGAGCTGCTCAGAGAGCTCTACGGGAGGAGCAAACCGGTTCTTCCGGTTGTGTTTTTGCCGCCATTGGTAGAAGAGAAATCTACACGTGTCAAAGACTGGTTGGACAAGCAGCGAGTTAACTCAGTGGTTTACGTGGCACTCGGGACCGAGGCGACTCTGAGTCAAGAAGAACTCACCGAGTTGGCTCTAGGGTTGGAGCTGTCCGGGCTACCCTTCTTTTGGGTGTTGAGAGACTCGCCCGACTCGACTCAGTCCGTGTCGGAGATGTTACCTAATGGGTTTGTGGAGCGAGTCAAGGACCGTGGGATGGTACATTTTGGTTGGGCACCTCAAGTTGGGATACTGAGCCATGACTCGGTGGGAGGGTTCTTGACACATTGCGGTTGGAACTCGATGATCGAAGGGCTAGGGTTCGGGCGGGTTTTGATACTATTTCCCATGTTAAATGATCAAGGGCTAAATGCTAGGTTGGTGAACGGTAAGGGACTCGGGGTGGAGATACCTCGGAACGAGCTAGACGGGTCATTTACGCGTGACTCGGTGGCCGAGTTTGTGAGGTTGGCAATGGTGGATGACTCGGGCGAGTTGCTAAGGAGGAGAGTCAAGGAAATGAAGGGTATGTTTGGAGATAGAAATAGGAACAATCGACTTGAAAACGAGTTCATATGTTTTCTTGAGGAGAATAGGCCGAACAAACTAGCTTAA
- the LOC112178298 gene encoding mitogen-activated protein kinase kinase kinase 20-like: protein MPEAMVVKSAKMRDSESIQYELQGEEVYNLALEVAWGSLARLIKVFGRGLPESDVRRYTCDLLEGIRHIHKCCYVHCDLKPHNILVVENEDDDVYRLVAKVADLGLAKKKDEVQDVLILGPVERWRGTPMYLSPETILYNEQEEPSDIWALGCIVLEMLTG, encoded by the exons ATGCCTGAGGCCATGGTGGTAAAATCGGCCAAGATGAGGGACTCAGAGTCTATTCAATACGAGCTTCAG GGTGAAGAGGTTTACAACTTGGCGTTGGAAGTTGCATGGGGAAGTCTTGCAAGGCTGATAAAGGTTTTCGGTCGTGGGTTGCCGGAATCCGATGTGCGGCGGTATACctgtgaccttcttgaagggaTTAGACACATCCACAAGTGTTGTTATGTCCACTGTGACTTGAAGCCACATAATATTCTTGTTGTGGaaaatgaagatgatgatgtcTATAGGTTGGTGGCCAAAGTGGCTGATTTGGGGTTGGCTAAGAAGAAGGATGAGGTTCAAGat gTTTTGATCCTGGGACCTGTgg AAAGGTGGAGAGGCACACCTATGTACTTGTCTCCGGAGACTATACTTTATAATGAACAAGAGGAGCCTAGTGATATTTGGGCCTTGGGGTGCATTGTTCTTGAGATGCTCACCGGATAG